cattattaattattagtggttagcctccctaaatacagtcgcgtatcgtgttgtcaattatcgttacttgtgtccatggatatgaccccatgtataagtaggcccctagtcttcatagaattcacacagtctatgccatgtcatttacggatacaaagaggataataatgttgagggcgcccacaaaatcttacaccgtcttacacaatgttccaaggcaaagttcagtttaatatttactcatcgtaaaaatacagacgttttattatgtgatgatgttgtctggatgggtggacagttgtcacactgtggaaaaacaacaaccgggaatccgcattcatttacaaatagcattaaattagtatcacatagtggcctccgtgcagtggaaaaccttaattctttcatcaaaaagaaatgaaaatgaaaaaaaaaaccggatccacctgtacgcctataaaatgggcacagaaatttgtctcaaatatgaatgaattttaagaaacatacgggatatgatgaaccaatgacctgacgccatgatagtaggatctattagtcgttttatatacaatgtatataccgtgttgtcataataccaatatttgacataatatataacgagtaatatttagtattgtaaatatgcagttcatatgcacaaacgaacactgatctttatgatattcaggttgttgtacatctcatataacatgtcatataggaggtcatatgtgttgaccttctcctattgtatttgttcatctgtgtatggagaggattagcgccattaaaactccatcagtatttgggcgtagttcagtgaactcaccagattgctattccaagtactttgataaatacagataatatgtattaatgggtcgaggcgattgcattgaaaaactaataaattattcataacagttacgtaatcaatcgatagtgcggacacttttcatttacaaaccaccaaaattcgtaatcttttagcgttggaaaagaatccacgtgaatagagtgtcatccccctgctgctacgcgtagctgactttttgttccgtggagccaaattgaccaatcatgttagagtttttcattactcggaggtaaaactgaccaatcaagtacgacttactcattacgtgaagcgaatttagtcattaagaatttgccagacgagcttcacgtagttgcaagatatccacggtcacgatagttatgattcaaaaagtaatttatgaaaagtacgaaccgacttattattaagatggacatgcactcacaagaaactcatacagtattgtacacaactatatagctaggcagagtggtggtaaaccatgcacacaattctgcgatctgcagtgtatcgccgggagctgatttgtacatcttgcgcggcgtggcctgcggaattcgaccttcagcaaaccagttcggatttactttatatactagtagtaggccatacatactgtagttacggtactgcccgttttcctatacacaatactcagtgcgctcaccattgacgcgtgacctagtgtatgttagaagtattatgccattgcctatatgacgtcactgtgtaaaaaataaccagtcaatatttaaagtattctctgaaattctagaaaatatagttttgtaatatttcctaaatttttagctaatttaggtgtttggaaatattggtacttttgtgttttaggaaggatatgtaaacgacagataacaccaaaaaatatgaacaaattatttctaaaccgtgttaagtctgcaaaccattatgcttctcattttcaagaacgctggttaacaataagcagactattgtctcatttcgtaaacaaaagcccagacagtattgttaccttgcgttcgctttataatcattcacccaactgaaactataataccagctcattgttcattgcacaggtaaaacagacacaagtgcagtgtgtatttaaccagagaagattttCATTTtcagctgttttcattgagtgttatcttggtttaatagcttttaatggggtttaagtccttcaaaggtcgtggtgaattctactgtagacatgactgcatcatgattattttaaagtcaacaacattcaacaatatgatcaccgtgatagtatgacagtatcagtaccgtgggtgtcagtgatcctggcctgacacagtagacaaacaaacaaacacgccacacacatgcaaggtaacattgactatacactaatcaaacaatggtattgatcctgtacaactgtttgtggtttatttacattcgattcatttaaaatccacatagtaaacattaattttggcaagagtttttctctctggaacgatgatgcatcaactggctccgcgtaatgaaaagatctaacatgattggtcaatttagctccgcgaagcgaaaagtaagctccacgttgtggcggttacggccagccatatactgatcatgcgaaaatcgtaaaacatagaatagaaacagtgtggccggctctcaaaatctcaaatgtatgcatagcctgagtcgcacggcctatctcgaacaaaatcaccatgcgtagttgttgaaaaacgtgaggatttatcgtactaccacggcaatttttaacacgaagatatagggatgatgatgtgtgtctctctttctttctttctttctttctttctttctttcttttctttctttttctttctttctttctttctttctttctttctttctttctttctttctttctttctttctttctttctttctttctttctttctttctttctttctttctttctttctttctttctttctttctttctttcttttttttctttctttctttctttctttctttctttcttctttaataGAATtaaaaatgctactagtgccagatgtttgcaccaattttgaccattattatgctttgagaatcttccattctatactttatacacatttaaaaacaaattattctGGATATCTGACACCCGCTTGATCTTAAACGCTCTCAAACCCGATATCGAAGGTCTCTGCACGATCACCGTACATGATGCATGTAGATATCGTAACACTGTTAAGCGACCCACCTTAAACGGTTACAAAATGTAAtcgagaaaatcacatttttgaccaaaaatcacatttttgaccaaaaatcacatttttgacttaAAATCCCATTTTGACCTAAAGAAGCATTTTAGacacaaaaaaatcatttttcaccaaaatttaGATTCTCAAAGCATATGTAGTAGATAGGTCTCGCTTTGAGTTTAAAAGATATCGTGCTTGGCTATCTAGCACGATATCTTTTAAAACTCACAGTTCATGCAGTTtgaccaattttatatcaaactaggCCACTaggcactgacccaagcttaaaaTAACTTCTACACagaaaggggtcaaaggtcacgtaagggttattatttttatcatttaattTCGCCCATTCTATTGAAATCGCAACGCTCCTTCGCTTCCGCTTAAATATCTACTATGACCCATTCTTCagaccctgccctctatcggggctaatttagaATCACAAGAATCTTAAGGTATCctaaactgccgtatatgatAAAGAGTATACATATTATTTTCCACACAACAGACAACACCGGAACTTATGACCAAGATTATTGGCATGGAACGGGGCGAACTGTTGGAAACCACCCAGGCCAAGAACACTCTGTCGTCATGCAGAGTTCCCGGACTTGAGACGGACACTTTATCTACTTTCTCAGAGTCGCGACACGTTGTCGTGTTACATAAAGGGTCTGCTTATAAGGTATGTTTCTTTGTCTATTTCCTTTGTATTGATTAAAATTACTAGTTTCTCAGATGTTGTGATGTTTGTTAACATTAAAATTACATTTGCAATTTATTATAAAgtgtattttttataatttgtatatTATTAGGTCGATGTCATCCAAGCAAATGGGCAGCCATTATCGGCAGAGGAGATCTACCAACAACTACGAGCAGTGACTATGGCTAGACGCGAAGATGCCTCGCCCAGCATTGCTCCATTCACAGCACTTGATCGTCCAACCTGGGCAAGTATGCGTGAGTCTCTAATCCAAAGAGGCGCAAGTGAATCCATCAATGTCATGGAGAGCGCAATCCTTGCCCTCAGCTTGGAGGAAAGAACCGCTCCAGACACCAGAAGTGAAGTTATAGAGGCCACCCGTCTTGGGAATAATGTGCCCCAGCAAGCTCGCTACTATGATAAAACTATCAACCTCGTAGTATTTAAGGATGGCAAAGCAGGTATTTTAATGGAGCACACGATATtgctttatatattatttttactttatttgtttgttgttttatttatttatgtcttgTTTATGTGCTATATGCTCCCATCTTGTAAAAAGAAATCATAGAAAGTTAATTTGCAATTTATGTAAGAAATATGTTCACAAATGTTGCAGTGACCTATCTGCAAAGGAATTCAGAAGCAATGACTATACAAAATATTGGCATTGCTCCAGTTGTAATGAAAATTTGACACTGCCttttaatcattttactgatGAACGTGAATTTCAACTTGAATTGTATAGGTGTTTTGAGGACATGTCGGCTGATACTGAATATATGAAATCCCATTTCGATAACATGAAATACAATCcttttgataatgatgatgcatTTGAAGTAAATGATTGTAATAATAACACACAATATTTTTCCACAGACAATCTAAAAGAAACAGCCGGTATAAAAAACAGCAATTTATCATTACTTTGTAGCAATGTAATAGGCCAGTAAAAATCAGCCCCAAAATctccaaaggtcaaaataattgcaacatgaattctattttcggaaaatgttgctcttaagtctctattttaacatactcaaagtctaccaaaatcaacctctgcgaaagatgtgtaaagttgactttttcaaaatggcagccaaaatgtcgtaaaaaatagacagttgtgatttcaatattatatgagtgtccatgtgggaattgggtgacattttgacccATAAAGGCTCTTATGCCCTaaccgtttcataaatatttatttgtctgcgtagtttttgttcacaatttcaaaatggccgccaaatgcgttcattatgggttgtgaatacagacagggcaatcaacttttcaccatagaagctgaatcagtattaaaatagtacatgttagttatgaaaatgttgctcttaagtctctattttaacatactcaaagtctaccaaaatcaacctctacaaaagatgtgtaaaattggctttttcaaaatggcagccaaaatgtcgtaaaaaatagacagttgtgatatcaatattatatgagtgtccatgtgggaattgggtgacattttgaccttCAAATGCTCTTATTCTCTtaccgtttcataaatatttatttgtctgcgtaggttttgttcaaaatgtcaaaatggccgccaaatacgttcattatgggctgtgaatacagacagggcaatcaacttttcaccatagaagctgaatcagtattAAAATAGTACATGTAAGTTATGATCCACATATTATGTGTATCGGATACTTTAGAATAAATATTTGAATGGTAATTGGATGCACGGTCCTAATATAACATTCAATACAGCGTCGTCAAACATTTCTCCCACAAAGAGCTACAGGGTCGATTCTAAAGACCTATAAATCAGGGGTGATTCGAAAAGGTGATTTAATTGTCAGCATGACTGCAATATGACTAACTTATTTTTACTGTTCCATTTGAATAATTCTGGGGGCGACGATATACTTCGCCAGGGTCCGGGTCTCTCCCATAGGCTTGAGGATCGCTGATGTTTGATTATGCGCTCTGATTATCAGGCAGGCGGCATCGGTTCAGGCTCGGGTGTGGCTTCGCCTATTAGGGCTGGTGGCCAGCGTTCGGAGCTGCCACTTGCGTACGAGGGAGATACAGCTATACTTCCTCGGACAGTTGCAAGCGTGGCGGCATCCTCAGAGTCTCATAATTCCGGTCCCTCGGCAGCTCCACTCCTGCCTCTCCTGGTGGATAAATCAACTCAGTATGACAGCATGACCGTTgcgttttacatcaacagggAGGGGGCACCAAAAGTTCCAGCTATCAGCATTTGCAGGGAGACAGTGTCCCTTCTTCTGTAGTGTCAGTGGAGGTGGTACGGAGCTTCGGACGGGGTTGACTCGCCGATTGCTTGTCGGGGTGGGTCAGTCCTGATCTCTCTTGTCTAATTGAGTAGCACCTCACTCAATAGTATGCATGTATCGGTCCATCTTTCAGAAGTTAGATCGTCCCATCAGAACCATTAGCTTCCGCCTTACTTCACCCGGGATTAAGGGAGGTAGGCCGGGACACCATGCAGGAGAGTTGGGAGGGCATATTCGGTATAATGCCTTCCCTCCCATTGCCATGATCCTTCTGGTTCTGCTAAAGGTAGCCAATTCTTGGAACTGATCACTCCTTTTAGCCGCTTTCTCTGGCCCAAGCAGTGGATTGTTCTCCCGCCTCCTGGATCTTCTCGTGGGAGAACCAGTCAGTCGTCTATGCCGCGTAGATCTTTTCACAGTTCCGCCACGCCACCGGCACCAGGTACATATGGAGGTGATTAATAACCTCCACCTGACTGTTTGGCGTACTAGCGGGCCATTAATATTCGGTTGCTGAAAGGCAAGGTAACAGTCAACTATACAGAATTACGATTCGCGACTTCGCCGATTCTACAAGTCACAGATTTCCTTACCACGGGGACTGTATGCCTCGTACCACTTAAGCATACAATACTGTCATTTTAGCGATTCATCATGACTGGGGGGGGGTTATGACGGTCTTATCGAGTCCAGCACTTGCGGACCTCATTAAGAGCATGGTGACAGAAAGACCTCTAGTTCGCTCCCTGGTTCCGGAATGGGACTTCATGTTGGTGTTGCAGTATCTACCCAAGGCCTTCGAACCCACGGAGGACCTCTCTCGTTgcaagacttgacactcaagactgTGTTCTTGATGGCAGTAGCCTGCGGTCGACATTGTTCAGTTATGTACATGTTCTGTCTATAGACGAGCACCACCTACGCTTCACCACTGGGGTAGTCTCTATCCTTCCCCAGGCTGGGTTCCTGGACAAGAACCAGACCATGCCCTGACCTACTCGTTACCCGATGTGCCTCCCTGATCTGGTTCTCATTGCTGGGTATATGCGATGAAACCGTCACGGCTCTgagtagtctcggtcccagccggtttgtgctccttcgtcactaaacaaccggtttgtttagtgacggaggaacacaaaccggctgcgACCGAGCCAAGGCTCTGAGAGGGTACATTGCGCGTATCAAAGAGATCGTGGGAGGTAAATAGAGTTGTTTACCCCACTCAGAAGTGAGAGAGAGATAGGCAAGCGCATAATACTTACCTCTCACGAACTGAGACTGACCCGCGTTTTAGGCGTTCCACCCCTCAAGATTGTCATACGTTCATACGTAGAGGGTCACAAGAAACGTGCGTTGGTGGGGCGATATGTCATTAGGGTTTGGTGATACCGGGCATCCCCGTTCCTCTGGGGTTGTCAAAACCTTTTTCTGTGGTACAgagggtttcttgtggtcccaaactatcAGTTTGTGTTTACAAGGGCTAATTATTTAATTCCATATTTAGTGATGGAATAATGACCGTTCCAGgtgttttggcggccattttgaaaacttacaagTGAGAAAAAGTGATTATTCTTATTTCAGACCCTCGAAGCATGGCTTGAAACATACGAATCGTGTTACTATTACTAATAAGTGACATAGTGagtctgttttctatattttgtccaCCATTTAaatcattttggaggccattttgaaaaaaatcgatttatccatatttcgcagtggttgattttggtagacttttagtatattgataagggcacctaatagaaatgttttccgcaaaaaaattccatgttgcaatttttttgaccttttcagctgattttactggCCTATAAGAAGTCTGACTAAAAACTTTGATGCATTAAAGGAATTACTCTCAGAAATTGATGTAAACTTTCAAATCATTGGACTGGTTGAAACTTGGTTGAAAGAAAAGCCTCATGATTACTATCATCTAAGAGGATATAACCTCGAATTGTGTAATAGAAATGACAAGAGAGGCGGTGGTGTTTCTATGTATGTTGATGAGAATATTGCTTATAATGTTAGACATGATATTAATGATCTAAATCAGTTGAAGTATACTGAATCGTTGtttatagaaattgaaaaaagtaattCGCAAAACATTGTAGTTGGTGTAGTATATAGACCACCTGACCAAACTATTGATGAATTTAATAAATATATTGATGTTGTATTATGTAAAATAACAGGTCAGGAAAATAAGCTCCTATATATAATGGGTGATTTTAATATAAACCTACTCAATGATGATGTTCATAAACCAACTGGTGAATTTGTAGATGTTATAACATCATATTCTCTATACCCTAGTATAACTAAACCGACTCGGATAACTAGAAAATCAGCAACTCTGATTGATAACTTTTTACCAACAATTATGCAAATCAAACATCTGGCATTATTCTAACTGATATAAGTGACCATCTTCCTATATTTGTATCTACAAACTTAAGTGTTTATGGTAAAAATACCAAAGATTTTGTCAT
Above is a window of Amphiura filiformis chromosome 20, Afil_fr2py, whole genome shotgun sequence DNA encoding:
- the LOC140142321 gene encoding carnitine O-acetyltransferase-like; the encoded protein is MTKIIGMERGELLETTQAKNTLSSCRVPGLETDTLSTFSESRHVVVLHKGSAYKVDVIQANGQPLSAEEIYQQLRAVTMARREDASPSIAPFTALDRPTWASMRESLIQRGASESINVMESAILALSLEERTAPDTRSEVIEATRLGNNVPQQARYYDKTINLVVFKDGKAGILMEHTILLYILFLLYLFVVLFIYVLFMCYMLPSCKKKS